One stretch of Centroberyx gerrardi isolate f3 chromosome 13, fCenGer3.hap1.cur.20231027, whole genome shotgun sequence DNA includes these proteins:
- the cnpy1 gene encoding protein canopy-1 gives MASWIIQMTVVVLSVFINSSQGKRDTMLYCSACRAIVDELNYSISQVDPKKTINIGSFRLNPDGTIKDKKVPFARSETHLSELLDGVCGSMSDYALHVDPDTQQKQYRRFAPRGNGDTGDFPDFKNFQFDGPEASNVLKFACETIVEELEDDIISLFSKNTKHVVEELCNIVSDYCKGANLTKEEL, from the exons ATGGCCTCATGGATTATTCAGATGACTGTGGTGGTGCTATCTGTCTTCATCAACAGCAGCCAGGGGAAAAGGGACACGATGCTGTACTGTTCTG CATGCAGGGCTATTGTGGACGAACTGAACTACTCAATCAGTCAGGTGGACCCAAAGAAAACTATCAACATCGGCAGCTTCAGACTCAACCCCGATGGAACCATCAAAGACAAAAAg gtccCTTTTGCTCGGTCCGAGACTCACCTCAGCGAGCTGTTGGACGGAGTGTGTGGCAGTATGAGCGACTATGCCCTCCATGTTGACCCCGACACCCAGCAGAAACAGTACCGGAGGTTCGCTCCCAGGGGCAACGGGGACACCGGAGATTTCCCCGACTTTAAAAACTTCCAATTCGACGGACCAGAGGCATCCAACGTCTTGAAATTTGCG TGTGAAACCAtagtggaggagctggaggatgatatcatctctctcttcagcaAGAATACAAAACATGTGGTGGAGGAGTTATGCAACATAGTCTCAG ACTACTGTAAAGGCGCCAATCTCACAAAGGAGGAGTTATAG